The Gossypium arboreum isolate Shixiya-1 chromosome 6, ASM2569848v2, whole genome shotgun sequence DNA window ATTTGTTTGGCCTTGAAGCAGATGCTGGAGTTGAGCCCAATGACTGCATTAAGATTTACTTGGGtgagtttctttttcttttttaaaatatttttatatcttATTTTAGTTTTTGTTAATTCTACTGTTATAATCTAGACTCTTTTTGGTTTTGCTATATGCTGATGGAGAAAAAAGGTTTAAAACAGAAAGTTGAATTTCCTGACTTCGTCAATTGAAAGCTCTAATTAACTGTGTTAATTGACGACAAAgacaatattttgatttagtctcgACATGAATGGTATTTATGAGACTTAGCTTTTCTCTTGCGTGAGTAGTGGCAGGCATAATATACAATAATTCGCTTATAACATTTTGAAAGTAGCTTTGCTGCATGACCTGTCAATATTCAAGTTGGCTTCTTAATtgatttaaaagaatttgttATATATGGCATGGGAGTAGAGATACTTCTTGATTGCTGTCAAATGGTTGGTTCCTGATAATAAAAAGAAGCTCTATTTGGTGAATTTTTAGTTTTGTATTTAAATTCTGCTACTTTTTGTGTAAGAACATTCTTCTGCATTACTTATTTGCTTAATTGATATTGATTTAGTTTCTAAGAAAGAGGAAGTCGGAACTTCAGATGGTTACCGTATCAGCCCTGTTGATTTGAACAGCTTttttgaagaagatgagaagATATACGGTTACCAAGGGTTAAAGGTAATATGCCTTCATAATTACAACATAATGGCCTTCAAATAGTATTTTGATCTTGTTGATGGTTTATGTTGATGCATTATTTCATTTTTGCCAGATAACCATCTGGATAAGCAGCATTTCTTTTCATGCGTATGCTGATATTACCTTCCAAAGCACATCTGATGTAAGTTGAAATCGGCAACCCTGAACTACTATAAATGGTTTTAGTCTTCTTTTTATCATATATTGAGTCAGTGaagcattttttttttgtattttcatggtattttaatgattttcactttTGTTTATTCAGGGGGGCAAAGGGATTACAGACCTGAAATCTGCTCTTGAGGTATACATTAGTTACCATGTTTATCCTTAACTTAAATCTCTTATATCTTGTGGCTTTTCTGATTGTCCTTTTTGTACAGAAAATTTTTGGTGAGACTCTTTTGGAGAACAAAGATGACTTCCTGCAAACCTTTTCAACTGAGAATAATTTCATTAGGTATTTTGCCATGAAAATCTTGTACGCATGTAAAGATGTATTGCTCTTTTACCTTTGCAATGTTCgcattctattttctttttcttatggtTTTGCAAATTCAATATGTATTCCTTTTTCAGTTCTGTTGTTTCCAATGAAGAGAAGTTGCAAACCAAAGCCTCCAATGGCCATACAACTCATTTTAATGGCAGTTCAGAAGCAGCGTTTTCTGATCTGGAGGTAATTTTACTATCTATGCATGAAAGTAAGTGTTTGTTTTGTTGCTTAAATGTCACTGTTATAGCTATCTATTCTAAGTTCCATCTCCCAACCTGAAACCTCTGGCCAAACACTTTCATTTGGTTTCTCAATTTTGCACTGGATCTGGCAGCATTCTCTGACTCCCTGGTCTTTTGCTAGTATCTTTTTGTTAGATTCTTCTTTGTTGTTTCCCGTCTTCATACAAGTTTCAGTCTTGTTTTGGTCTCATCTTTGTGAGATGCCACCTTTTGTGGGATTTTTTTacatttcatgaaattttcaagtaTCCATGATAGAAAGGATTTTTTTACCATTCCTttccaacaattatttccttTGTTTATGTAGGCCCCTTTGGACAGTGAAGGGGTTGTCTGTTTTATGGTAATTTACATGCTTAGGAGATTAGTTGTGATGATACTGCTCCTTAATAGTTCAAACCACCATGGAAAGTCCAATAAGTATATTGtagggaaaatattttaatagatttaaggTACCTTGATGTTAGCTTGCTGGTAGTTTACATTATTATGTAAGCAATGGTGTTGAGTTGCATGTATTCATATGTTAGCTATGATTGATTTGTTTTCTTTCTGTATTAGGTTGTTCGCCTGATGATGAGCAATTTGGCTGCTGGCCATCTTTATAGTCGCTTGGTACCTCTTGTTCTTCTTCTTGTTGATGGTAGCTGTCACTCTTCACTGAATATTAATGACAATTTGTATCTCATTTTTAATGAAGTCTAAATAATTATGTTTTCTTGATTAGGTAGCAATCCTATTGATGTAATTGATCCAAGCTGGGAGTTATATCTCTTGACTCGGAAGAAAACTGATCAGCCCGCGAACACTCAGCATATATTGCTTGGTTTTGCAGCGCTCTATCGTTTTTATCGTTACCCTGATGGTTCACGCTTGCGACTCAGCCAGGTTAATCTCTTTCATTGTCATTATTCATGTTAGCATCTAAGGTAGACTGAATGGAACCCAAAGTATTGACAGTGCCACTCTTCAACAACTGTTACACGTTGctaatattttattaatcacAAATAgcatttttatgaaattattctcCCTGTTGGCAGATTTTGGTATTGCCTCCTTACCAGCACAAGGGTTATGGCAGCTACCTTGTGGAGGTGCTGAGCAATGTTGCAATATCTGAAAACGTTTATGACTTGACAGTTGAAGAGCCTCAAGAGTACTTCCAACATGTGCGCACCAGTTTTGATGTAAAACGACTGCTAGCTTTTGAACCGGCCCAGAGTGCTGTTAAATCAGCTGTCTTGCATCTTAAGCAAGGGAAATTGTCAAAAAAAACCCAGGTTCCTAGATTCTTGCCATCTGCCGATGTTGTTGACGAAGTCAGGAAAACTTTGAAAATTAACAAGAAACAGTTTCTTCAGTGTTGGGAGATTTTGATATATCTTGGCCTTGATCCTATAGAGAAGCACATGGAAGActatgtaacaataatttgcaaTAGGGTGAAGGATGATATACTAGGTAAAGATTCTGAGACAGCAGGAAAGGAAGTAATTGAGGTCCCAAGTGTTCATGACGAGGAGACGTCATTTGTCATGTTCAGGTTGCAGAACAGCAAGGCTGGGGGTATTCAAATGGATGAAGATCAGACAAAAACCCAAGAACAGCAGCTGCAGCAGTTGGTCGACGAGAGAATCAAGGAGGTGAAGTTAATTGCACAAAAGGTGTCTCACAAACATGTATGAAGGGTACCACTTTCTTGGCATGATGCATTGACCTGGTTATAAGCACATTACTGATAATTTCTAGTGAAGCTAGCTCTGTTGTAGGATTAGTAAATTTGAGGCTTGTTCTGTAAATTTTTTGAGCACTACTTTAATTTAAGCTTATCTTAGAATATTAGCAGACGATATAGTCAATGTGATAACTTTTCAACACAAGTTAATTCCAGTATTCCCTTGAATGTTGAATGCTTGCtagctgattttttttttttccattttgcaTTATGAATATTGAAGGCATGTCTGGTTGTTGATATATTATAGCAGCTGATAACCCGGCCAccaccccccccaaaaaaaaaaaaaagaaagaaagaagagttTACCCTACTAATCATTCATTTGACCATTTATTCTTACTGAATAAGAGAAAATGAAAAGCTATATTCTGTGCTGTGCTATTAGTATGCACTTGGCTATAGTTTTTATAGTTTAAACACAATGGTGGAGAAGGAAACTCCAGCAGGATTCAAAATGTGTAATGATTGATAGCCAGTGGTGCGAGAAAAGGGTGGCCCTTGGTATGGAAATGGcacatttaataaattttacgTTCTTTGGTACTTAATTTGTTACCTTTATGCATCACTACTGACCTGTGGTAAGGAAGgtgaatatattttattattatattttaaataaccactttcttaattttaaattaaatctaTATttgcaaacatcaaaataatatttaatataaaatttatttttaataatttcttttaagAGAAAAATGAACTAAAATACATACTAAGGGTGTGTTTAGtttacaaaaaaaaagtgttttaatttaatttttaaattgtgTTTGATAACTctaatcaatttacttaattcaaaatcttttaacaaaataatttaaatagaATAAGTAGATAGataattacttattatttaaatttaaaaaaattaattttatttttaaaacatatattcacaataaattatctctttactTTTGTTAAAAACATGAAATGTTCAAATTATtccatttaatttttattcaaaattatgtaaaataatataaaatattatattaataatattaaaatcatGAAATAACTAGTTttcaataattaatatttattattatcctttttaaaaatatattattatcaaAGGATATAATTATATTCAACACTAATTTTACAAACAAATCAACTAACTTTATAATATGAATTTAGCACTTATAAAATTATGTGCTATACTTCAATTTTCAAcacttaattttttaatttatcaaagCGACACTTGACTTATATTTCCTAACTGAATTTGGGTCCTTAGCTTATCTAACACCAACTCAATTACAAGAAagcataataatttatttagtccttcaattttacaaaaaatttattttaactcttcattaaattttcatacttttagctcttaaacttgtgtttttgtcaaatcactctaaaatagatagaaaaattaacatttttaattttgcGAGACATGTATAACAcatcaatatttaattaattttaaaatttttaaaaatttaaaaatataaaaattatttttaaaaatcattaaaattatttaaaaagtataaaaatattttaaaattaaaaaattaattaaatattgacaTATCGTCCATGTGGCAATCCACGTATATGTCATGTCAAGAAAGATTAATTAAAatagattaattaattattaaaaaaagaatCATTCCTTTTTCTCATCTATATGCCTATATATAAAGTaactatataaattatttaaaatataatatatttgtaatatttgaatatattacatacataaatattGTGGAAAACTTTACTAAGATATaaatagtattaaaaatatttttaaaaatattatatttatgtattaaaatatattaaactatttctttaaaaatattataaaaattatactatttgaaaaatagcatgtttagaaattaaatcataaaattaaataataatcatTGTAGAATTaatttatgttaatgttgttccacacttttttataatttaatataaatggaTCATTATATCATAGTCTTTAGTATATATGTTGTCACACTTGGTTTTTCACAAAGTCTGagaattaaaaaataattgaagggttaaattgaaagaaaccatacgtgtcacaggccgtgtggacattcaaaatggaagcacatggccgtgttccagcccgtgtcctaccccgtgtaactctctgacttgggtcacacggctaacacacacgcccgtgtggctagcctgtATGCCctagaaatggccacacatgcccatgtgccagaccgtgtgctaggtcgtgccaaacctgtagggtatactgatttatgccacatggccatgacacacgcccatgtgctgggccgtgtggagcatactgacttgattttaatttcaacactaaaGGGCACACGACTGTGCAACAtaaccgtgtgccacacatggctgagacacacgctcgtgtctctgctcgtgtggacaaaaatatgctatttaccaagtcattttacCATTCAATTTGCATATACCTAtatcaaaccaaatggcacaatTCATAGCATAAAAATAGGCATTCTAATAGCCTCAATCAAACATAATTCAACCTATTTCAATAccaatcaattcaaaacacaccaATACAACAATATACAATTAAATTTCATACCAAAATTCCTAATTTGAAATCATCCATATGAACACTTCCAACTTTGCATCATTTAGCCTAATCTTATAAGCATTTCAAGTTCATTTCTCAACCATTTAGTACCCCTAATTACCAAATATCAACCAACATCACATATCCATATTCAAGCACATAATAAGAGCCATATGCAcaaatatatacacaaccaaaccaaccaagttaagccaactttcatggctatatacaaaaccaaactgtaacagcctgattttgggcatGGTCGggatagtagttttgggaccacaaatccagagttggagaaattatttgtaacaccccctacccgtatttcgagcctagaatagggtacgaggcattaccgaacttaatatgatcaatcatgtaaaaatcagccataaaatttcttctaaattaaaaactttcatacatatgtttaaaaatttcttctaaattaaaaactttcatacatatgtttaacgtccttTTATATGGGCTTACGGGGcgcaaaacatacattcagggtggttcgggaccaaaccgtaaacatatgaaacttttgcaacatttagaaaattttcacactttggagagtcacacgcccgtgttttcaacccgtgtatcagccatatctctgtaatctaaatatattttcataacaacttatcttgatttcatactatttcatatttaagcttaaataaccaaagcatttgaaatatcatctttatacaaatagtacacatgaggtatataattccataattatgaataaacacatttatcaaacattttccatattcatatatcaaggtctcatgtctccatatatcaataaccgtcatttttcttatttttcagatAATTATATGTAACCATTCATAAGTATGCAATTCACTGTTTCTTCCAGTCAATCACAATTTTAAATGACAAATTCATGTAAATGAGCTCAACCTCATTAAGTGTTTAAATTCTgtcactttgattcacatactcataatttactaacatatTTTGTCAATTACAATCTCTAAATGACGAAATCATAaaattgagctcaataataataataataacattacttacatttcttttcCCACACGTTACATTTACAACTTACCACTTGTCCATTCAAGGAACGGCTTATGATTTAAGTACATCGTGATTTGAAACCCAAGTCTAGTGAAGTACATAACTACTAAACGGAAGTTAGAAGGCTAATCAAGCACACAAGTGTTAAGCAGGCTTAGAAGGCTAAgcaagcacataagtgctaaacggaaggtCAAGTGTGTAAGCAACGAAGCCCAAAGGCTAATCAAGAAGCTAATCAAGCACACAAGTGCTAAGCGAAGCTTAGAAAAGGCTAATGAAGCACACAAGTGCTAAACGAAAGCTTAAGGCTAAATCAAGCACATAAGTGTTAAGCAAGCTTGAAGGCTAACTGGAGCTCATCAGAGTTGAACTGaaatcccaaaagggttaactgaaactcatatgagttagcgaaagctcgtaagagctaaacagaaagcaaacacgagaattcgcaacaaatgttgaatctcggtttacttgggtaatttaccgtcaattcatctttttcactgaaagatcgtactcatttcctgcgttccgttcctccgaaatactcagttcaatttcataacttttgtacacaatttacttattttcaacaattaacatacacaaatattccaaataaaacattatatcattttaaattcaaaattcatcgattataatcgggcatgtgatcaatttatacacaagtcattcatatatttctcctcctcctcctctccatccacatccttggtataaataacacacttgtaaataaccttatccataattttcactaattacttatgtgaatattcaagctatccacccgtgtcatagccactaaattatttatatctggagctacggaactccaaattaagatccactaatttttcttgaaactagactcacatatcttattaccataaaattttcataatttttggttaggcTAATGTCtgatttattcattgaagtctccccctGCTCGCTATCGATagttcgacccttcttcactaaaaattaattatctcctcgcatgtgattgaatgatgttctcgtttgattatcttgaaaatagactcattcagtattctaaacatataaatctaagcccctaattatttttatccaattttttatgatttacaaattcagaacaggggaacccgaaatcattctgaccttatctcacaaaatttattatatctcatgatttacaatttcattgcttacatcattagactcaataagttttaatttcatgttttattcatcctctaattccatttctacaatttttggtgatttttcaaagttagactactgctgctgtccaaaacagttttagtgcaaaatgttgatttccattttgccccaaatttcacaattcatacaattcagtccttgctcaattaacccctcaattaagataattttctcaattaatacttttcctagacgttataagttatttcataactattgaaattcagaatttccacataaaactctaacttcaaactcttttacacttaggtcccaaacattcactttctattcaattctttcaataaaatcagcatataaacaatttaaagctctaattacaTGCCAaataatcatatacttccagcacgtATTCATAggaactttcaatttctttcatagaatgaaaaactaatgaattcaacaagtggacttagttgtaaaagtcacaaaaacacaaaaatttcaagaaataatcaagaattgaacttacttgcagtaaaaatatgaaaaaccggcttaagggaactcttccatggtgtttttgctgatgagaatgtagaaaaataaagagaaatctagataattccaccttagtcctagctttattaagtaaattttgcaattttccaatttttcccttaattctccttattttattgctgatttcatgcccttgtcgtccagcccaaagagatcttgggtctattttccttttaaaccctctttcttttatcatttaagctatttaatcattttccacaattttgcatttgatacaatttagtcatttttgttcaattaactatcagaactttaaaatttcttgacgaaactttaacacttaacactccataaatatttataaaattatttatggctcgatttaaaattcttgaggtctcgatacctcgttttcgattctaattattttaatatttatttttagtacactattcactatttcaaaatttttcctaacttcacatttaacttatactcactaaattaatatatttcctactcatttgtcggatttagtgatctcgaatcactgttccgacacaactgaaaattaggctgttacattattttattattattttggtgttatagaatgattatatgaatgaatgaaaattttggtgaattaattttagcgattgtgagctcAATTACGAAAaacgactaaatcgcataaagggcaaaaattttgttttactaTCTAGATGTATTAGATAGCTAGAGAATCGtaatttggggtctttaaagtgcaattagacccttttaaaagaggtttccggccataggggacaaagagagtcatgttgactaggttaggtggacatttggtgacttatttgactaaaataaaaataaagaaaagagaggcTATTGTGTCATCTTCTCCACCAATATTTTTCAGCAACTAAGGGAGTTTAGAGAgctcaaaatatcagccatttgTATCTCTTGCAAATCAAGAAATACACAATCCGAatctagaccggggaaaagctaAGAAAGCAGATTAAATACaattagtcgcctacattttgtgtactgaggtaagttgtatgtaaataatgtaacttatttgtatttatgtattgtataattaatatggcataaattgtggaCTATTGTTGTGAATGTGCATGATGAGAATTGAAGTAGTAGAGactcctagttgaaccttaggaataatttggatatccatgccatgaaaTTTGGGTGATGTGTGTGCTAGTGCAatacctgtttgggacatggcattagcacCGATAAATGAGacccagtgtaagacctgtctgggacatggcatcggcctcaagatATTCAAattagtgtaagacttgtctaggACATGACATTGGCTTGAGGTGTGTCAATGTaaaacctgtctgggacatggcatcgacacaaaTAATTGAGAGccatgtaagacctgtctaggacatggcatcgacctcgatGTATGGAAatcagtgtaagacttgtctgagacatggcatcggcttagatgtgagagccagtgtaagaccatgtgtaacaccccctacccgtatccgtcgccggaacagagtacgaggcattaccgaggagtacaaaacacttacagataatttaaatatattttcataacaacttgtctcgatttcatactatttcatatttaagctttactcaccaaagtatttgaaatatcgtctttatgcaaatagcacacatgaggtacataattccatagttaaaaatgaacacatttatcaaacatattccacattcaCATATCAATGTCTtacatttccatatatcaataaccgccatttttcttgtttttcagataattatgtgtaaccattgataagcatgtaattcactgtttcttcacatcaatcacaatttcaaatgacaaatttGTGTGAATCACTCAAcctcattaggtgtttaaattcatcactttgattcacatactcataatttactAATATATCTGTCAAACACAATCTCGAATGATAAAATcacataattgagctcaataataataatgataacattacttacatttctttttccacatgttacatttacgacttaccaacttgtccatccaaggaacgacttacggatttgagtacatcgtgatctgaagCTGAAATCTAGCTAAAGCACATAAGTACTAAgcggaagcccgaaggctaatcaagcacataagtgctaagcaAGCCGGAGGCTAATGAAGCTCATCGAGTGAGCTGAAACCCCAAAGGGTTAAgcgaaactcatatgagttaacggaagctcgtaagagctaagcggaaagcaaacacgagaattcacaacaaatgctgaatctcggtttacttgggtaatttacaatcaattcatctttttctttgAAAGATTGTACTCATTTCTGCGTTAGTTCCTCCGAAATTCTCGGtttaatttcataacttttgtacataatttacttattttcaacaattaacatacataaatattaatcaccattcataaaataatattgaaatttaataatattaacaaatggtcactaaatttagttatataaactcacaagttcgatttttgtattatagcgataatcataatttcataataaatattccaaataaaacattatatcgtttctaattcaacacttatcgattataatcgggcatgtgaaaaatttatacacgagtcattcatatatttttgtatatttttctcctcctcctctccatccacatccttagtataaacaacacacttgtaggtaacattatctataattttcactatctacttatgtgaatattcaagctgtccatctgtgtcatagtcactaaattatttttatcttgagctacagaactccaaattaagatccataaatttttccagaaactagattcacatatcttcttaccataaaattttcataatttttggttgggtcaattaatacagtttattcattgaagtctcccctgttctgctgtctgacagttccgacccttcttcactaaaaattaattatctccttgtacaggattcgaatgatgttcccgtttatttctcttgaaaatagactcattcaggattctaaacatataaatttaatcccctaattatttttatccaatttttgatgattttaaaaagtcagaacagggaacccaaaatcattctgaccttttcacaaaatttatcatatctcatgatttacaattccattgcttatattatttcttctataagaaactagactcaataatcttttatttcatattttattcatcctataattccatttctacaatttttggtgatttttcaaagttagactactgctgctgtccaaaacagttttagtgtaaaatgttgatttctattttgccccaaatttcacaattcatacaattcagtccttgctcaattaacccctcagttaagataattttctcaattaatacttttcataaacattataagttatttcataactattgaatttcagaatttccacataaaactctaacttcaaactcttttacaattaggtcccaaacattcactttctattcaattcttacaataaaatcaacatataaacaatttaaagctctaatttcatgccaaatcatcatataattccagcacatatgtatagaaactttcaatttctttcatagaatcaaaaactaatgaattcaataataggacctagttgtaaaagtcacaaaaacacaaaaattccaagaaataatcaataattgaacttacttgaagtaaaaatatgaaaaaccatcttaatagaactcttccatggcatttttctgatgagaatgcagaaaaataaagagaaatctagataattccactttagtcctagctttattaagtaaattttgcaattttccaatttttcccttaattctccttattttcttgctgatttcattcCCTTGCCGACC harbors:
- the LOC108484178 gene encoding histone acetyltransferase type B catalytic subunit, whose product is MGQKQQHPNADPLPEPKKKRRVGFSNIDAGVEPNDCIKIYLVSKKEEVGTSDGYRISPVDLNSFFEEDEKIYGYQGLKITIWISSISFHAYADITFQSTSDGGKGITDLKSALEKIFGETLLENKDDFLQTFSTENNFISSVVSNEEKLQTKASNGHTTHFNGSSEAAFSDLEVVRLMMSNLAAGHLYSRLVPLVLLLVDGSNPIDVIDPSWELYLLTRKKTDQPANTQHILLGFAALYRFYRYPDGSRLRLSQILVLPPYQHKGYGSYLVEVLSNVAISENVYDLTVEEPQEYFQHVRTSFDVKRLLAFEPAQSAVKSAVLHLKQGKLSKKTQVPRFLPSADVVDEVRKTLKINKKQFLQCWEILIYLGLDPIEKHMEDYVTIICNRVKDDILGKDSETAGKEVIEVPSVHDEETSFVMFRLQNSKAGGIQMDEDQTKTQEQQLQQLVDERIKEVKLIAQKVSHKHV